GAATTGCAAATATAAATTGGGTAAGCTTAAAGAAAATACGGATTTATCAACCACCGTAGCACTTTTGCGGGAGTCATTGGATTATTATAAAAGAGCGATAGATTTAGACCAGAAAAATACCGATGCGCGTTTTAACCATGAGTTTGTTGAAAGAGAGCTGAAGGTTTTACTGGATAAATTAAAGCAGCAACAATCTAGTACCGATAAACAGAAAGAACAAGAGAAGCAACAGGGGGAACAGAAGCAAGGCACTTGCCCTACTGGTAAAGAACAAGGTAGAGAAGATAAGGAAAAAGAAGGATCCGCTCAAGAAAAAGCGCAACAGCAACAAGAAAAAGAAGGTCAAGAGGGGCAGTCGCAACAAGAGGAGCAAGCAGCCGCAGAAGAAACACAACAAGAAGAGCAGGGTAAGGAGTTATCAGAAGAAGGGGCACGCGCACTTTTAGAGCGCTATGGCCAAGATGAAGCAGCTCCGGATTATACAGAGAAAGGCGCCAGGAGTTACGAGAGGGAAGTGCTAAAGGATTGGTAGCCCGCATTGTAAAGTTATGAAAAGGTTATTATCTTTTACATTATTGTTTGCGCTATGTTTGGTTTCAACAGTCAGCGCCAGCGATATTCAATTTGAGGTAACCGTTGACCGCAATAAAATAGCATTGGGCGAGGCGCTTCAGCTAAGTCTTGCTTTTCACGGCACTCAGAGTGTTTCTGCTCCAAGCATAGATAAAATAGAAGGTTTTGATAGCCGCTACCTTGGGCCCTCAACCATGGTTTCCATAGTGAATGGCGTAGTTACTAGCTCAATAACCCATATTTATACTTTGATTCCTTTAAAAACAGGAACATTTACAATAGGGCCGTTTTCCGCAGAAGTGCAAGGCAGGACCCTAACCTCTAAGCCGATAACCGTAGAAGTAGTTTCTGCTCCTTCCGGAGGCCAACCTTATCCTCGCCAACAAATCCAAGAGGAGCCTTCTACCACAAAAATAAGCCAAGATGAGTTAAAGGATAGGATATTTTTAATTTTGAGCGCGGGCAAAAGAAAGGCATACTTAAATGAGATTATGCCTTTAACTATAAAACTTTATGTTAACCGCTTGGGCGTGCGGGATATACAGTTCCCGGTGATAGAAACAAATGATTTCTCCATTGAGAAATTTGGACAGCCTAAGCAATACCGTGAGGAGTTTGGTGGCGTGTTGTATGATGTGATTGAATTTGCCACTGATATGTTCGCCATAAAGCCAGGTGAATTTACCTTGGGTCCGGCAAAATTAAATTGTAATTTAGTGGTCCGCCGGCAGGCTCAAGCGCACCGGAAAACTTTTTTTGACGACGATTTCTTTGGGGGAGCATTTAATGATGATATTTTTAATGATTTCTTCGGAAGATATGAGGCATATCCTTTGGAATTAAAATCTACAGAACTTCCGATCACAGTATTACCTTTGCCTCCAGAGGGAAAGCCGGAAGGTTTTGATGGGGCGCTGGGAAATTTTCAATTAAATGTTGAGGCAACGCCTCTTGAGGTAAAAGCAGGAGATCCTATTACCTTGAAAATGACAATAAAGGGAGAGGGGAATTTTGATAGCGTTAAAGCCCCTCGGTTACAATCCAAAGATGGCTTTAAGGTTTATGACCCACAGGTTAAACAGAATGGGAACGAGAAAATTTTTGAACAGGTAATTATTCCGGATTCGGAAAACATAACTCACATCCCGCAGATAAATTTCAGTTTCTTTAATACAAAAACCGGACAATATGAAGTCTTAACGCATGAGCCTATTCCGATAACGGTATTGAAAGCCGATGAGGCTCAAACAAAATTAATAGAATTACCCCAAGCTCAAGTTAAGATCGCGCAAAAAGAAGAGCTGGGAAGGGATATAATTTACCTTAAAAGCTCACCTGGCCAATTCAGGAAAATCGGCCGTTATCTTTATCAAAGTTTAGGCTTTTGGTGTTTGCAGATCTTAAGTTTTATTATATTCTTGAGCATCCTCATTTTTAATCTCAGACAACAAAGGTTGATGACCGACCAACGTTATGCGCGCAGGTTGCAGGCTCCGACAAAAGCAAAAAAAGGAATAAAAGAAATCGACAGGTTATTGAGGGAAGGTAAAACAGAAGCATTTTTTGACACGCTGTTTAAAACGGTCAAAGAATACCTGGCTGATAGATTCCATTTGCCCGCAGGCGGCATAACCGCGATTACCATTGAAGAACTAGCCAAAGAAAAAGGCATTGCCCAAGAAACCTTGGATAAAATAAAGAAAATTTTTGCTGATTGTGATATGGCTAGATACGCGCCCAGCCAATTTGGTCAGAAACAATTAGAAGATATCTTT
Above is a window of Patescibacteria group bacterium DNA encoding:
- a CDS encoding BatD family protein, with the protein product MKRLLSFTLLFALCLVSTVSASDIQFEVTVDRNKIALGEALQLSLAFHGTQSVSAPSIDKIEGFDSRYLGPSTMVSIVNGVVTSSITHIYTLIPLKTGTFTIGPFSAEVQGRTLTSKPITVEVVSAPSGGQPYPRQQIQEEPSTTKISQDELKDRIFLILSAGKRKAYLNEIMPLTIKLYVNRLGVRDIQFPVIETNDFSIEKFGQPKQYREEFGGVLYDVIEFATDMFAIKPGEFTLGPAKLNCNLVVRRQAQAHRKTFFDDDFFGGAFNDDIFNDFFGRYEAYPLELKSTELPITVLPLPPEGKPEGFDGALGNFQLNVEATPLEVKAGDPITLKMTIKGEGNFDSVKAPRLQSKDGFKVYDPQVKQNGNEKIFEQVIIPDSENITHIPQINFSFFNTKTGQYEVLTHEPIPITVLKADEAQTKLIELPQAQVKIAQKEELGRDIIYLKSSPGQFRKIGRYLYQSLGFWCLQILSFIIFLSILIFNLRQQRLMTDQRYARRLQAPTKAKKGIKEIDRLLREGKTEAFFDTLFKTVKEYLADRFHLPAGGITAITIEELAKEKGIAQETLDKIKKIFADCDMARYAPSQFGQKQLEDIFQSLKEVIDYLEKQKV
- a CDS encoding tetratricopeptide repeat protein yields the protein MSKSCRIVTFFISLCIFAVANLPCFAATDAKKNVKEANRLYKQGKLDEALQKYNDASVALPDSDIVNFNMGTALYKKEDYEKAQDAFTKALTSEDKKLEADALYNLGNCKYKLGKLKENTDLSTTVALLRESLDYYKRAIDLDQKNTDARFNHEFVERELKVLLDKLKQQQSSTDKQKEQEKQQGEQKQGTCPTGKEQGREDKEKEGSAQEKAQQQQEKEGQEGQSQQEEQAAAEETQQEEQGKELSEEGARALLERYGQDEAAPDYTEKGARSYEREVLKDW